The Lates calcarifer isolate ASB-BC8 linkage group LG18, TLL_Latcal_v3, whole genome shotgun sequence region acaaaaaaaggtatCAGAGGAAATGGACAGAATGGAAAAATCTAACCGTTTTGCTGTCTTCGTTGGTGCTGGTGGGGTCTTTTGTTTGGTAGTTTGGCCCAGGAAGAGCTGGGAAATCTTCATTATGGATGGAGAAGTCTTGCGACTGCTCACTGGACGGCTTGGTTACCATGCCAACTGgaaaaatggaggaaagagAAGTTAGCAGTGCactgattttcagttttattattatcattatctcAGAACAAAGCGTGAAGTAttaaaattcttgttttatctgaccCTCAGTCCAAAATCTGACCAAGAAAAGCAAAATCAACTCATtaaagaagctggaaccaatTAAATTTAGGCCTTTTGTGctaaaaattaaataacataGTTCaagattaattaataaataattatcaGTTGATTGACTCATCAATTAAACGACTAAATTTTGAGAGAAGACAATTAAATGCAGTCAAAATTCTGGATTGTAACATTTAAATCCTTTAGCCATATCGACTTTAGAGCCACTGAGCTCACTTAAAAAGTGATGCCAGTTACAATAAAGTTGTTAGTGGGCCTTGAGATACAGGACTGGCTTTCTTAAAATTCAATGTTGACCTGAATTGCTGAATTAAGAATATTAACAGCCTTTTATGAGAGTTAAATACAAACACGCTTGTTGCTCTCACCGTAAGGAGCCCGACCGGCCAGCGGGTTGAGCAGTGGGGTTGGATTTGAGCCTCCGTCCCTCCGACTCCTGTCTGCTAGCGCCGGGAAATCAGAGAGGTCCAACCCTGTCACATTCTCGCTGCCGTCTGcaccaacacacagaaaaattaataaaaactgagctcatttgacatttgaaagaaaaacattataaCAACGAcaaagttagttttttttttcgtaCCTGTGCCATTGAAGATGTTGTTGGATAATGAGTTGTTCAAGCTGAAACCGGGATTCCTGTTCACCCCAAACCCTGacatactgacacacaaacagacaaacataagAAATGTAAGACTTTTTAATTACTTGTACAACCTCACTTTTTGATGGTGCTGAATTCCCAGTCTTCCCAGTTAAactaacctgtgtgtgtgtgtgtgtgtgttacctgttaATGGTGAAAGGCTGCCGTGCTTGCTGCTGTTTGGGCATGCCAATGATGCTGGGTGACGACCGGCTGGGACTCCCCATGCTGccgctcctccctcctccaccgcCGCcgcctcccctctctcctcctcctcccatccctcctGCCTGACCCGTCGGACCCCCCACCTGCTGGCTGTGGTTCAGCACACTCCGGCTGCTCATCGGCAGGATGCCTCTGCAGACAAAAGGcacaaacagagggaaaaaaataattcacagttaaagctgcaggtggaggtttGTGGTTCTGAGCATGGGAAAAAGAAGCATGAGCAGCTGGGTCTGAAACAGGGACACAGAGGTTGTACGTTAGGTTGAGTGTTCAAACTGAAAAAGGGGCTGTGCTGGGGGGGCAGGTTGTTCCAGACACAATGTAATAGGATCCAAACCAGTTTGAGTCATACATCCAGGAAACTTTTCACAGGAGTGTTTACATCTGTTTATCTATCTATCCACATGTGAACCCGAGATTCAGATCAGACTACAGATCAATTTATTGATTGATTCTCATGTGATTTCCCTTACTTATGTTGTTTTTAGTCCTTATGTAATCTTTTGGGATGTGCTTGTGATAACAGGCTATGGAAATAAATGAACTTGTACATAATTTACAAGTGGAGACAGAAAACTATTTTCATATCTAAAATGTCATTTACAGTGTTTAGATTAAAGTAATTTAGTCTACATATGATTtatggacaaacacaaacacacagtgggaTTCATCCTCAGCCAGTGAGCGTGGACATGATTCTGTTGTACCTGCTTGGTGAGGGAGGCGTGTGCATTGTGCCAGTGTTGGGTGTACTGGCATGACTGGAGAGTTGGCTGGCAGACTGGTTCAGCCCACTTCGACTTAACTGAGGTGCTGCACTGCTGTTCATACCACGCATGGGAAACCCCAAAGCACCTGTAACAatagagagagagcgagagagagagagagaatatgttTATTCTCCTTTCCACATCTGTGTATAAGAACAGGGCTGTGCATTAAAGTGTAGCTGCATGATTATAGAATCAGACAAATCAGAATCGCTTTTATTGGCTTTGTATGTTGACACACACAAGGAATTTGTTTCCGGCAGTTGGTGTCTCTCTAgaataaatatacatacaagaaaaaataaaataaaatagaatacaTTAATAGAAATAAGTATATGATACACATACTGCGTACAATATGGACAATAAAATGAGTAGACAATACCAAAGATTTACAGATTTTACAGAGTGCAGAGGGGTGTGAAATGAGTGGTTCAGGTCAGCTGTTAGTGAGGGTAATGGCTCAAGACTGCTTTGACTGCACAGACAGTCTGACATTCACGACAGGCTGGTGTTGTtttagaaaatttaaaaaaaaaaaaaaaaagggtttcTGCAGGTTCAGCAACTTAATTTGAGACTTGTTCAGATCTCAGAGAAAGTAGAATATGGCTCTgaattgttttcagttttcagtacCTCCCAGCAGGATAAAACAGTAATTCCTGGTGATATAATTAACTTAGAGGATAAGGACACAAACAAGtggaagaaaagagatgaataGATTCAGAAAACAAGCAAGAGAAAATGCTTCAGACTTAAAttaatttaagattttttaataccttctcttccttttcaaaCAAAACTTGATTTAAGACTTTATAAACACTGAGCATATTATGGGCATGGCAGTGGGATTATTTTTGAGCTTACATATTCATCAAAATTTGAAATTTACAGACGCAATTTCAAAAAAATTTAAGTTGCCAATGATTTAGGTggaaactgaaatatttttatggATTTAATCACAGATATTAACCCAGTCATGACATCCCTTGtataatacatttatatttaagaCAATAACCATCAGTGCTGCCTTACttttaaacacattcaaaacCGTGTACACCAAAGTTGTCCAGCATGAATTCAGACTATTAGAAACAGATGATTGTGTGTGCGTTTGTCTTACTCTGTGGGCCATATAAACTGGCTCCTAGCTGTGACAGTTGACCCGttgaggaagcagaggaagacaCCAGCATCTGAAGGGAGAGGAAATGCAAACATGTTATTTAATATGCAGCTCACATAATGTGCAGCAACCTGACAACATTATCTTCTGTAACTTCACTTACATCTTTGTCAGCGCGGTGAGGAGGGAACATGGACTGCTGGCTGTAGTAGAGGCTGGAGTCGTCTGCGTAGTCgctctccacccctccctccatAAACTTCTTCCGGTTAGCACCAAACATCCCGCGTGTCACCTGCGAAACCAGACAAGAAATGGTCAGACTGAAGAAGACACGAGCACTGTGGCGACTGAGGTGAATCAGTTCCTTCCTGTCATACCTGCAGGGCTTTTCTAAAACCAAGGGTTCATGACAGTGCCTCGAAATCCATTTAAGATGCTATGAATAAACTTTAACTGTTGAAAGAATCGACAGCTAAATTCTGCAGGCACATAATTTAAGAGTTgaagagctgcaatgattagaTGATCAACTGAAAAATAATCGGCAACTACTTATATTTGTACACATTTGCTTTGAACAGTTTTACAATAACGATGGGTTCACCACGTCTTCTTCATAACACTGGTGATTTAGCCACTAACTCcctacattttagaaaatatcaTGGCTGAGACTTATCAGATATGTAACCTGTCATAATTAAGTGGAGATCTGAGGGCTTGACATTGCGATATAACTACAATATAACAGAGATAACACTTTATCAATTACATCAAAATAACCCAAATTCCCTAGTTACAGCTTCTAACAATGCTTATTAGTTGATTTCCTAGTCTTCTATGATAATTAAATGAATTTTGTTGGGGGTTTATGGCTGCTGATAGGACACTGCAATTCCAGTTCCAAACTAGACTCTGGGAACTTGTGACAGGTGTAACAATTTTGTGTTGTAAAATAAATTGGTCTTAACTGTCATTTGCAAATTGTGGCAACTGAAATCACAGGTCCATTCCTAGTTAAAGCTGGTAGTTTAGTAGTACTTTTGCCATTGCACAATGAGTTTGGGCTGCAACAACCTTACTTACTTACATTACTTTCAGCgtatttatttatcaataaaattgaaaaacacacacacacacacacacacacacacacaacaaaacaaacaaacaaacaaaccaaaaaaaaaacaaaaacaaaacaaacaacaacaacaacaacaaaaaacacagggaaatgCCTGTGAGTTTTCTACATCCCAAGCTAATAggtattcagtttactatcatgtACAAGCATCTCCCCAACTCTCGGTTTACTCGGTTACTGATTAACTGAGTAATTGTTGTAGGTCTAATCAGGACATCCCGTCACATCATAACATTGAGGACAATCccaaatgttaatgtttaaataCCTGATGAAAAGCTGGTTGTTCCTGACATCAACGTGAGTGAGTGGGTGTATGCACAACTCTGTTTCGACAGTGATCACTCAGGATTACTTGTGTTTACTACAGTAGGTTAGCCAAACATCCACAGTCCCCAATAGCAAAGACCCAGTAAACAACGGCTAACTGAGCCAACAAGCTTACAACATTAATAATCTGTGAATTACTACATACAAACCCATGTTAGAAATTATCCAGAAACCTCCAGCTATAAATAGCAGTCGAGTGGAACGAAAAGCTTAAATGCTCTTGTTTCAAAGCTGCGTTAAATGTGCAGCAGTGTCGCAaaaggctaatgttagctaacgtGAGCTAATGTGAGCATCGATAATCGGTCAGAATAACATCAATTCAAACATAACACTACCCGCGAGTTACTTCAGAACTTAAATGAACCGACATATCCTGCTTTGTCTTCTTTTTGCGAGTCCAAACCAAATATTGGCTATTATCAGGCGCTACCTTGTTAGCTGTAAAATGTGTCAGGTGCAACCGCTAGCTAACAAGCGCACGTAAGCTAATTGCTACTTCTATAGGAATACATGAGGACGTTAGCATGAGAGCTACCGAGCGAGCTACTTAGCTAACATCAACGTAAGAAGGTCGCTATAAGGGCAGTTGTAAGTGACTAAAACACTGTTTGGTAGGCTGATAAAGTGGGTTTATATGCGGTTATGCAGACAAGCTACCGAGCAGATAGAAGACCGGGAGGAAGGTATGTTTTGTTCGGGTTTGGGCCTGCTGCGCCTCCGTCGGTTACTtctccaaaacaacaacaaaaagaaacgAAGCGGCACCGCTGCGTTTAAAGTCGTAGTTTATCAGTTCCCTTCACAGTCTAGTCCCGTTTTGACCACCACACGATTAGTGTTTCATTAAAATTGGTTTTGAGTGATAAtgactgagaaaataaattaaacgAATAAGAAAGGAGCTCACCGCATCAATCTTTCTTCCCCGCTACAATCCAAGATGGCCGACATCTCTTCGCCAATCAGCGAGGATGCTGGGATACCTTTCGCCTCTGACCTCTTAGCCCCCATCACTCTACCCTACTGCACTGACCGCACTGTACTCTACTCTACTCCAGCTACTGAACTTCTACAGAATAGAAGAGGCCCCTTGTCACTCTAAACCTACCTAATTCTACTCTATTCTGACCAACCATGTCTATTTTGATAATCCAGAGGAAACTAGTTAGTATTTTATACTTCTAATAAATCATATTGTAGAGAACTGTTTacactctgtctgtttttttgctGAGATGTGTCAAAAAAGTCTAATTAAATCTATTCTGGTTTAGtgttgtaaaacaataaaacatgaaaacttcCAAGGGGGTTAATagactttttttcttactttaaaaGCACACCACAATGTAACTCTTTATTGTGTGAAAAGTGATTAAAAGCAGTTTccagagcacagagagacaaTACTCTCACCtgaacagatttttaatttatctgCTCTATATTGTCACCAAAGTATTTCAGATCTGAAGAACAGTCATCTCTGGAAATGTATTGTATGTTGGTATTTAGAAAATAAAGAGTATGTTTTCCAAGGTAATTGGATATTGCTATGTGGGAAGTAGAAGTATTATCATCATGCttcattaaaatacaaaaagaaaatcccTTTATTGCAGTGATGGAAGATAACcatgtacatttactcaaatactgcaCTTAATACAATTTACATTATACTCCTACTTACTAGATTTCACAAAGAAATATTATACTTTTCATATTGTTATATTCATTTGATAACTTTAGCTCCTTTACATATTTGAATTAataatacaacaataaaaacaaataaagatgtATAATTATAGGGTGAGATACAATTATGTTTATGAATTAAATTAGCTCCACCTTTACCAGCTGCAAGTGATGTTACAGctttataatataataacaattTGAATGCAGTCATATAATGTACAGTATCCTATATTTTCATACTAGtagtgtagtagtagtagtaatagtagtagtagtagtagtagtggtggtggtaggAAAAGTATTACTATAAATCTTTTACCTGTTGATCTGGATCTATCCAGCAATCACTTCTGTCTTATTTTGTAGATCCCACTACGGTGTGTAAGTTTTCTCTACGTTGCTTTACGTCTACACTGATTGGACGATCAGGCCTAGTGTTCTATATGACCAATGAACGACAAGCTAGCGGCCACATGTAGCTATATAAAGAGGGAACCGACACATAGCTAGCATTGCCGTTTCTACTCGACAAATCGTGGTACTTTCAAGATGTCTGGACGTGGTAAGACCGGTGGTAAGGCAAGGGCTAAGGCCAAGACCCGCTCCTTCTCGTGCCGGGCTCCAGTTCCCAGTCGGCCGTGTTCACAGGCTGCTGAGGAAGGGTAACTATGCCGAGCGTGTCGGTGCCGGCGCCCCCGTCTACCTGGCGGCTGTGCTGGAGTACCTGACCGCTGAGATCCTGGAGCTGGCTGGAAACGCCGCCCGTGACAACAAGAAGACCCGTATCATTCCCCGCCACCTGCAGCTGGCCGTCCGCAACGACGAGGAGCTCAACAAGCTGCTCGGCGGAGTCACCATCGCTCAGGGCGGCGTGTTGCCCAACATCCAGGCTGTTCTGCTGCCCAAGAAGACCGAGAAGCCCGCCAAGGCCAAGTAAATCACCGTTTAAAAACCAACCACAAAAaaggctcttttaagagccaccCACCTCTTCTGAAAGAGCCAGTTCCGTATGGAAACtagaaatacagtttttaatataatatCGTCACCATAGAGCCAGACGTGGTTCGTTTTACCGATCGACTTCAAATGTCGTTTGTACAGCCACCTTTTAAtacagtcaaacaaaaaatgaaaatcaaacaaaatctaCCCTTTCAACGTACTTAAGAGAGAACTGCATCAATTCAGAGGGTTGAGGTCCCGAAGACACTAAGCTGTCCAACAGGTTTGTGGTGTAATGCTGCCCCCCACAGCCTTTTGTGTGTAAGGTAGAGGTGGATGAGGTATTATGACCTCTTAGTTATGTAGTAATACTCAATGATAGGTGAAAGGACATAAGTGTATATAAGATAAATGCAATATGTCCCTCCAACATGCCATGGagtagaggaagaagaaaatagaaagaCTTCAGTAAAGTGCTAGTATGTCAGATTTGTCcagtacttaagtaaatgtgcAATTAGTCTTTCACTGAtgtaatttcaaaatgaaagtgGGCTTTATCCTTACTAAATCTGCTAATCAGTGATTTACTGAGCACATTTATGTTTCAGATTATTTcaatttctattattattattcagagCTGGCAAAATGTGTACTTGGTATATGGTAAATATAAGCAGGTGAAAAGTGACCTAAGTCTCTTGTTCAGAATAACACAACAAAGCTGCGTTTCATTTCCATGTCAGTAAATCATGCAACGttactgttacactgtgttGTTACATAACTCAAAGTACAGCTCTCACAGAAAGTCTACAGATAAGCCACCAGGAAACTGATTCTCTgagaggtttttatttttttcacctttgttttatgttataaTATGAAGAGGCCCAAATCCACAGTATGTAAACCAAGAATTCTTTGTTTTtcgtttgtttttttgtccaatGTCTGCATAGATGCTGATGTTGTGAAGTATAATCTCTGTCAGTTTCTAATGAGGACCATGATCTGCATTTGTCTCGACCTTTTCTCCAACCCAGAGGTCATTTCAAGAGATAGTGACACAAACACTTACCAAAGCCTTCTTTTAACCTGCTACCAATCAATATGaataacagttttttaaaagataatttTCTTAACGAGAAGTGTCAGTAATGTGACTGTGGATGCTGTTGCTGATTTAACcgcctcttttcttttgtctgagCACAAATTAGCTCCAAACTCGGCGCCAActttaacaaagaaaattaccATGAAAACACGACCCTCCATTTGAGGAGTTCGACCAATCACAGAACAGGGACCACACAGTCGTATTTGCATAGAGCCTGTATAAGAGTCTCCTCTGAAAAGTTGTATTCATTCGTTTCTGTGAATCAGAAAGGTGATTGAAATGCCTGAACCCGCAAAGTCAGCGCCCAAGAAGGGCTCCAAGAAAGCCGTGACTAAGACCGCCGGTAAGGGCGgtaagaagaagagaaagaccAGGAGGGAGAGCTACGCCATCTACGTGTACAAGGTCCTGAAACAGGTCCACCCCGACACCGGTATCTCCTCCAAGGCCATGAGCATCATGAACTCGTTCGTCAACGACATCTTTGAGCGCATCGCTGCCGAGGCGTCTCGTCTGGCTCACTACAATAAGCGCTCCACCATCACCTCCAGGGAGATTCAGACCGCCGTGCGTCTCCTGCTGCCCGGTGAGCTGGCCAAGCACGCCGTGTCCGAGGGCACCAAGGCTGTGACCAAGTACACCAGCTCCAAGTAAACAGCTGTGCTGCTTCACTACAACGAACCAacggctcttttaagagccacacACTCTGACTGTAAAGGCAAACTTTCCTCATTTCTGTGCTCACGAAttacatctgaaacacacaaaagtcATGTGTCCATGCTCATTGTCTTTGCTTCTTCATGATGATAAAAATCATAGTTCATAAGGTCTGATGGCTGTTGTATTTTTCCAATTAGAGGTTCATTATTGCACATCATTAAATGCTGTTCTAGAAAAATACTAATATTAATGTAGAAATATAGGCTGAGAAAGACAAATGCCATCAGACTCTAGTTTGGTTCTTTTTTAGCCACACAACTAATCTCTAAGAGCAAACTGTTGCACAGAGCCCAGAGTCAGTCTAAAGTAGCATAGATTTCATTCATATgtgaaaggaaacagagaaactgttACATGTCAAAGtgtgttttctatgttttataGATCTGTATAAAGTTTCTTTTTAGCAGTAAAAACATTAATCTGGATCAGTTAAATTTGTTCTGTCTCACAATAACATGTGGACTAAAGGGTTagattagttgttttttttgttgacaTCGATCTTATAAGTGTTGTCTATTAAAATGCACTGACATGAACTCACCATACCTGAGAAATGAGTGGACATTAAATCTTGCTCACTATGAAGTGATGAAGTAAAACCAAATCAGGTTTCCTCACTATCCCCTGCTCCTCGTCATTGTTCAATTCTCACCAGTGAAAGTACAAAACAAGATATTGTGTCCCTTTttatgaaaacacatgaaatcaTAACCTTcttgacagaaagaaaagtgaatgaaaatgcCATAGGCTGCCAGCTCCACCAGGTGGATCGTGGCCTCTCTCCACCTTGTAGCAGCAACTTCTGATTGAAGCTTCTGCAGTGGAGGTGAAAAAAAGGCCCTGGTCACTATTTGAGGAAATACAGTGTAAGAAGGAGGTCACACTGTGCTGTGATGGTCCGCTGGTTAAGATGCCTCATAACAGCAATATCTGTGATTTGAGTGTCATGTTCACACCAAACATATAGACTCACACTCATATACCCGTGTGTCTTTCATGTATTGATGCAGTATCTGTTGGACTGGCTGTTGAATTGATATAGTCATGTTTTCATCGTTTACAGTGCTCACAGTGAAGACACTGAagctcacacacagctgctgtacTTCCTGTGTTTGTACTTGTATTCCCTCAAACGATTCTTAGCATCcatttgaagtcacagaaaatCTGGACACTGACTCCTTTGTTCTGACACTTTGGACTAACATGTATTTATAAACCTGTCCAACAAGCTCCAGCATCCTctgcagaaaatattcacagctCTGATAGGAAGTCCGGTTAGACTATACCTTTAGCCTCGGCCATCAGCAGTGTGTTTGCTGCTAGCAGAATAACTGGAGTTTATTACAAACAGATCATCAGCAGGTGGTTGTTTTTACTTGGAGAGTCTGAACAAACACGTGGAGCAGCTGGAAAACGGATTCTGGCGGAGCTCTGGTGCATTTTACATCACTTTaggaaagaaatgagagagaaaagccGCTGAGCAGCGCTGGTCACCGCGGTGAAAGCCTGAGGTTTAGAGGCTccacaaagaaaatacagagaaaatcaaCGCTCTTCATGACTTGAATATGAAAAAACCAAAGTCCGCTATCGTCCGCTTCCCTTTCAGCCTTCGGCAGTTCTCCCACACTGATATTTGAGTCTTTTATCggtgaggagaaaacacaagtgtCCCGGTGTTGAGACTGTCCAGAGGAGCCACAGCAAGACTGAGTCTCCATGGTTCTCATGGTGTGTTTAAGTGCCGCCTCCTGCTGCAGGGTTCTACACACTCTGACTCTAGTCTCACCGTGAGGAGGAACACTAccgagaaaagaaaagatggcaGAAGTAGCaccagctgcagctccagccGCTCCGGCCAAGGCCGCCAAGAAGAAGGCTTCTAAACCCAAGAAGACCGGCCCCAGCGTCGGGGAGCAGATCGTTAAAGCCGTGGCCGCATCCAAGGAGCGGGGCGGCGTGTCGGCGGCCGCCCTGAAGAAGGCTCTGTCTGCCGGAGGCTACGATGTGGAGAAGAACAAGGCCCGCGTCAAGATCGCCATCAGGAGTCTGGTGGCCAAGGGGACTCTGGTCCAGGTTAAGGGGACCGGGGCTTCCGGCTCCT contains the following coding sequences:
- the LOC108901349 gene encoding CCR4-NOT transcription complex subunit 2 yields the protein MFGANRKKFMEGGVESDYADDSSLYYSQQSMFPPHRADKDMLVSSSASSTGQLSQLGASLYGPQSALGFPMRGMNSSAAPQLSRSGLNQSASQLSSHASTPNTGTMHTPPSPSRGILPMSSRSVLNHSQQVGGPTGQAGGMGGGGERGGGGGGGGRSGSMGSPSRSSPSIIGMPKQQQARQPFTINSMSGFGVNRNPGFSLNNSLSNNIFNGTDGSENVTGLDLSDFPALADRSRRDGGSNPTPLLNPLAGRAPYVGMVTKPSSEQSQDFSIHNEDFPALPGPNYQTKDPTSTNEDSKTNLNSSGKSNSNSDGPKFPGDKSSAPSNNNQQKKGIQVLPDGRVTNIPVGMVTDQFGMIGLLTFIRAAETDPGMVHLALGSDLTTLGLNLNSPENLYPKFASPWASAPCRPQDIDFHVPSEYLTNIHIRDKLAAIKLSRYGEDLLFYLYYMNGGDLLQLLAAVELFNRDWRYHKEERVWITRAPGMEPTLKTNAYERGTYYFFDCLNWRKVAKEFHLEYDKLEERPHVPSTFNYNPAQQAF
- the LOC108901368 gene encoding histone H2B 1/2, producing the protein MPEPAKSAPKKGSKKAVTKTAGKGGKKKRKTRRESYAIYVYKVLKQVHPDTGISSKAMSIMNSFVNDIFERIAAEASRLAHYNKRSTITSREIQTAVRLLLPGELAKHAVSEGTKAVTKYTSSK